From Plasmodium chabaudi chabaudi strain AS genome assembly, chromosome: 12, the proteins below share one genomic window:
- a CDS encoding CIR protein (tmhmm; query 1-871; ~;query 772-870; ~;query 749-771; ~;query 1-748; ~pfam_scan;Pfam:PF06022.7; E()=2.5E-25;score=89.3;query 15-255;description=Cir_Bir_Yir;~iprscan;InterPro:IPR006477 : Variant antigen yir/bir/cir;Pfam:PF06022; score=2.6E-25;query 15-255;description=Variant antigen yir/bir/cir), with translation MDKHKLMCNLLLEGDSYFNDENVDTPKFNKHSIIKAYCLNNDCKTNEERINALAIYIFKKFKDSIKRQSKHNDYDECFLLWLSDKLFKMDDESKDKRRKVYNITLNQAYEKHLKGHKVKLDHWVLFDNIKGLKNANLKYMSEFYKLLNNICNTIADYNDKGAKSKKLSKYSSNCSYQYKTLYMNVSECKPYLDLLNKLKGIYDDFRTYAIKNNSLINNLATKLKKLTLEDGTEMEAVRGFKSYDIRSQQCKRKKKKPASSQKAEPPSPKEPEPETQQSSSTTPSEEPPGKLELPSSSQESHKPGKNDQNELKDSGKGGGGPKIEIKGPDVESRNMNGEVKESGAPSGGEGIQISKGDGSNGESSGTNAGKGDSEGGSGSSNNEQGGKDSQPGGSSSGTENLGRESSDKDPGGNTGDKKNLQIDTSITQDNSLEKHEDLSTSGDSVDDSTKDKESTNNTMEKHQQNDSLESNPQEKPQDIQKGTSPLQEPEQQQQPPSGQPKESQDGSGDSENGPGSEQTPPDSDLGEKETQNPSWPLFDIRSYIYTITSKGMEQINNASNFIISHKTKITEGIDNIRELYNTSVSNLKNTFNNFTEFFNNFIIDLSIDSKPIEKTPNLGDDQSGSGGSEGDPPTDNDPSQRQKDSDKQDSTQQNSHQPSSDTPQTPKAPPTSPTSPTPPTPQNSKDQTQEHRLSPDTSGKQTSDRADQEGPPKPVPASVTKQKNSGTELKGNRITEIGDIYILKEYKKIVISIIVILIPITLTILYKYLSLGRRNELKKKNNMKKVINMVGVNKTTKTVINSSDGKKKIQIIIKSSSKKKKTKKYINSVYGEKSPSLNIYQLMQADPVPFINLIFLLIFFVYKRKRDFIE, from the exons ATGGACAAACATAAATTAAtg tGTAATTTACTTCTCGAAGGTGATAGTTATtttaatgatgaaaatgtcGATACGCCGAAATTTAACAAACACTCAATCATCAAAGCATATTGCCTTAATAATGATtgtaaaacaaatgaagaACGTATTAATGCTTTggccatatatatatttaagaaATTCAAAGATTCAATAAAAAGACAATCTAAGCATAATGATTATGATGAATGTTTTTTGTTGTGGCTAAgtgataaattatttaagatGGACGACGAAAGCAAAGACAAAAGACGCAAAGTCTATAATATTACTTTAAATCAGGCTTATGAGAAACATTTAAAGGGTCATAAAGTAAAATTGGATCATTGGGTtctttttgataatataaaggGTTTGAAAAATGCTAATCTTAAGTATATGAGcgaattttataaattacttaataatatatgtaatacaATTGCAgattataatgataaagGTGCCAAAAGTAAGAAACTTTCTAAATATTCTTCCAATTGCAGTTATCAATATAAAACCCTTTATATGAACGTTTCTGAATGTAAACCATATCTTGATTTattgaataaattaaaaggtATATATGATGATTTTAGAACTTATGCTATTAAGAATAATAGTTTAATCAATAATTTAGCAACTAAGCTTAAAAAACTTACACTAGAAGATGGAACAGAAATGGAAGCGGTGAGAGGTTTTAAATCATATGACATCAGAAGTCAACAATGTAAacgcaaaaaaaaaaaaccgGCCTCATCACAAAAAGCGGAACCACCATCGCCAAAAGAACCAGAACCAGAAACACAACAATCATCATCAACAACACCATCTGAAGAGCCACCTGGAAAACTGGAATTACCTTCATCTTCACAAGAATCTCATAAACCAGGAAAAAATGATCAAAATGAACTAAAGGATTCAGGCAAAGGAGGAGGGGGTCCTAAAATTGAGATAAAGGGACCCGACGTTGAAAGTAGAAATATGAATGGTGAAGTTAAAGAATCCGGAGCTCCAAGTGGTGGGGAAGGCATTCAAATAAGTAAAGGTGATGGATCAAATGGTGAATCGTCTGGTACAAATGCTGGAAAAGGAGACTCAGAAGGTGGATCAGGAAGTTCAAATAATGAGCAAGGTGGCAAAGATAGTCAACCAGGGGGTTCAAGTAGTGGAACCGAAAATCTTGGCCGAGAATCAAGTGATAAGGATCCAGGGGGTAACACAGGAGATAAAAAGAATCTCCAAATCGATACAAGTATTACGCAAGATAATTCACTGGAGAAACACGAAGATTTAAGTACATCAGGAGATTCAGTAGATGATTCAACAAAAGATAAAGAATCCACAAATAATACAATGGAAAAACATCAACAAAATGACTCTCTAGAATCAAATCCGCAAGAAAAACCACAAGATATCCAGAAAGGGACGTCACCACTACAAGAGCCAGAACAACAACAGCAACCGCCTTCAGGACAACCAAAAGAAAGCCAAGATGGATCAGGAGATTCAGAAAATGGACCAGGTAGTGAACAAACCCCCCCGGATAGTGATCTAGGAGAAAAAGAAACTCAAAATCCATCATGGCCACTTTTTGATATTAGATCATACATTTATACGATCACATCAAAAGGCATggaacaaataaataatgcttctaattttattatatcacaTAAGACCAAAATAACAGAGGGCATTGATAACATTCgtgaattatataatacatctgtatctaatttaaaaaacactttcaataattttactgaattttttaataattttattatcgaTCTAAGTATTGATTCTAAACCGATAGAAAAAACTCCTAATTTAGGTGATGATCAATCTGGATCAGGGGGGTCAGAGGGTGATCCACCCACAGATAATGATCCATCACAACGCCAAAAAGATTCAGATAAACAAGATTCAACTCAACAAAATTCACATCAACCTTCATCAGATACACCACAAACTCCCAAAGCTCCACCAACTTCACCAACTTCACCAACTCCACCAACTCCACAAAATTCTAAGGACCAAACTCAAGAACATCGATTGTCTCCAGACACGTCTGGAAAACAAACTTCTGATCGAGCCGATCAAGAAGGACCCCCAAAACCAGTACCAGCTTCAGTAactaaacaaaaaaattcagGAACCGAATTAAAAGGAAATAGAATAACAGAAATAggtgatatatatatattaaaagaatacaaaaaaattgtaatttCAATTATAGTTATTCTAATACCCATTACTTTAACTATTCTGTACAAg TATTTGTCACTTGGACGAAGAAATGaattgaagaaaaaaaataacatgaAAAAGGTTATAAATATGGTTGGTGTAAATAAAACGACAAAAACAGTTATAAACTCAAGtgatggaaaaaaaaaaatacaaataattataaaatcatctagtaaaaaaaaaaagactaaaaaatatataaattccGTTTATGGGGAAAAATCTCcatcattaaatatataccaaCTTATGCAGGCTGATCCTGtaccatttattaatttaatttttttgttgattttttttgtttataaaagaaagcGTGATTTCATAGAATga